The sequence GCCGATTATGCCGCAATGCTCGCGGTTAATGAGCCCACGGTAGTTTTGGGAAAAGCAGAGGTTAGGTTCACAAAGCCCGTAAAAGTGGGAGACGAGCTTTTAGCTAAAGCAAAAGTTGTGGAAGATCAAGGAAAGAAGAAGGTCGTATTTGCTGAAGTCTTCAATCAAAAGGGCGAGAAAGTCCTAGAGGGCAAATTCTACTGCTATGTTCTGGAGAAGCATGTACTCAAGTGACCTTTCAAAAAATTTTTATAGTTAAACTCGAAATTCGACA comes from Thermococcus aggregans and encodes:
- a CDS encoding PaaI family thioesterase, giving the protein MEQRTHLLTSKELVGEPVKIEKGYAEVKLKTKDEMKVDEYGLVHGGFTFGLADYAAMLAVNEPTVVLGKAEVRFTKPVKVGDELLAKAKVVEDQGKKKVVFAEVFNQKGEKVLEGKFYCYVLEKHVLK